TATAGCACAGGGACGAGTGTAATTTAAGTTGTTGGTATGGAATCGAATCGTTAGTAGAGGATATTGCGTTTTTACTTATTATTTACAATTTCCGCGGCAATATTTATCCGTATTTTTCCCCGGCGGCCTATGTTTAAGATGCAGGAAGCCTTATTCACCGGGGGTAACGAACGTGCCGGAAAAGAAAACGCTGTCTATGAAAGACCACCTGGCCGGGGCGCTGGCTGATTCCCGCCATCCTGCTTTTATGCGGCGTCGTGGGCTGGAACGTTAAAGAGCTGATAGCCCTGGCGTTGGCGTAAATAGGAGAGCACTTTGCTTTTCCAGACTCTCCCTCTCGGCCTATTCCACCCGACTCAGCTCGAAGACCACCGGGTTGTCCGCGTCCGGGCAGGCCACCCGCGCTTTGGCCGGGTCTTTTTCCCAGGGGAAAGCCCCGCCGAACTGTAAAGGCTCGGCGAAGGGAAAGAGCGTGTAGAACGCCCAGGAGCACATGCCCTCCGGCGTTTTCTGCCCGATGACGAACTCGTCCCCCACCCGGTGGCCGGCGTCGCAGACGCCTTTTTGGGAGATTACCCTGGCTATTATCTTCGCCATTTTTAGCGCCCCGCCGGCTGCTTGTCTTTCAGCCCGGTTTTTAAAATCTCCAGGAAATGGTGGTCGCCCCGGGAAACCTTTTCACTCTCGGCAATTTCCAGCCTTTTCCCGAATATCGGCCCGTCTACAACCAGCGTATGGAACTCACCGGCCTCGCCGCAGGGGGTGATGCCCTTGTTCAGCCCCGCGATGTACGCTAAAAACTCCCGGTTCACTACTCTCCCCAGTGCCTCCTTGCCCAGCAGGTCGGCTCTTACCGCCACCACCACCGCCGTGAAACCGGCGTCCAGGAACTCTTCCATCAGCCCGGCCTGGTCTTCTTGCCAGAGGGGCAGGTGGGGTTTTACCCCGGCCTCGGCGCAGACCTGCTCTATCCACTCGCGGTGCGGCTCGAAGTCGATATCCCCGAACACCCCGCCCGTCACGCCTTCCCGCTTCAGTTCTTTTAGTGTCTCGATGAAGACCGACTGGTAGTTATCGCCGGTGGTGCGCCGCTGCGCGATGGGAATCCCCAGCGCTTCCGCCTGTTTGGCGATGACGGCGGCGGCAATCCCGTGACTGCATGAGCGCTTTCCGTCCGCGGTGACCATGTTCACCAGGTAGCGCACGTCCCGGCCGGCCGCCTTGGCCCGGTATAGTGCCAGGCAGCAGTCCTTGCCGCCGCTCCATGACGCGAATGTTTTTTCCATGGGTTAGTCCTCCTCCGGAGTGAGAAATGAAGTGTCGTTTAACAAATTCAAAATAGCCGTTCCCGGGTACGTCTCCACGATGCTCAAAGCCGCCAAATCTATACGCAGCTGTATCCAGTGCTTTTGCTCCAGTCCCAGCAGGCTGCAGATGAGCAGTCGCAGCGGCCCCCCGTGCGCCACTATAGCTATAGTATCTTTCGCTTTATGGTCGGCCAGCCGCTGGGTGAAAGTCGCCACTCTCTTATTGAGCTGCTCTATGTTCTCGCCGCCGGGAAAGCTCACCGCCGTGCCGTCGTTCAGTTCCCGGGCCAGGGCCGGGTATACCCTCTTTATTTCCGGGTATGTTAAACCCTCTATATACCCGAAGTTGCATTCGCGCAGCTCGGGGCAGGTTGTCACGCTGCGGCGGTGGGGAGCGGCTATTATCTCCGCCGTGGTAAGAGCGCGACTCAGCGTGCTGGCGTACACCGCGGAGATTTTTTCCGCCGCCAGGCGTTCCCGCAATTGCCCGGCCTGCCGTATGCCGGTTTCGCTCAGGGGGACATCCGTGTTGCCCCAGAACCTGTTGTCCTTATGCAGTTTGGTCCTGCCATGCCTGATAAGCAGCAGCCTGGACATGTTGGCTCCCTGTTTTCTTTAGCGCAAGGGTTACTCTTCTTCTCCGCCCCGCGCCCGCAGCCAGAGCTGGGGGTAAGCGGAGGTAACGCGCTTTAACGACTCTACTTTTTTACGGAGGTCGGGCGGCAGGTTTTTATCCGCCAGCAGTTGCTTGAGCAGCGCGGCGTCAAACCCCAGCACCTTTTCCCACAGCCCCTCCGGCTCGAGCACTCTTTTCACTTCATCATCATCGTAGCCGGTGCGCTCCGTGATTTTGTAGGTGATTTCATGCTCATCGCCGTAAACGCGGTTCAGGTTCTCCCCCTGGCAGTACTCGATAATCTCCTGCCTGGTTTTTTCCAGCTCGTCCTGGAGCTCTTTTATCTGCTTTTGTATGGCCGCGTACTTATCTACGGCCGCCGCGGCGGCCAGGCCGGGCAGGGGCTCCTGTATCGGCGTTTGCGGGACGGCGGTGAGGAACTGGTGGCGGTAGTAGGGGCAGTGCTGGGGGAAATCACAGGGGCAGTACTGGTTTTCCGTGGCTGGGAAAATGCCCTGCTGTATGTTGGCCGCCACGTCCAGAACCATCTGCCGCGTTTCTTCGATGCGCTCCCGTGCCCGCGGCGCGCAAGTGCAGGCGGTGTTGGAGCGCAGGTGATACAGCGTCAGCTTTTCCACCGGCAGTTTCCAGGTCTGCTCGGCGGCCATCTGGTATATGGTCAGCTGGAGGTCGTTTTCCAGGTATTCGGCCGTGAACAGCTCATGGTTCGTCTTGTAGTCGATGATGGACAGCCCGCCGCTGTCCAGCTTGTCTACCCTGTCCATAAAGCCCCGCACCTTTATCCCCGCTACGTCCAGGCTAAAGCCGCGCTCGGTGGCTACCGGCAGTCGGAAGCCGGGGGCGTGTATCTCGTGGAATTTGGCCAGTATCTGCTTGCCGTATTCCTTGTATTTCGCCTCCTCCTCCGCTGATGCGTAGCCCTGGGAAAGCCAGCTTTGCTCGTAGAATTGCAGTAGCTCCTCCAGGGAGGGCGGGTGGGGCGTGCGTACTTTAAAAAAGCGCTCGACGGTGCTGTGCATGGATGTCCCGAAGCTGAAATACCAGCGTACGGCGGTTTTTAGTCCGTCGATGTACTGTAGCTTGTAGCACAGGGGACAGGATTTATAAAGAGAAATTTGGGTATAGCTTAGCGGTTTGATTTTCTGCCTCCGGTTGTATTTGGCGGCCGGGCTGCAAAAAGGGCGCCGCTGCCCGTATTAAGCACGATGGGCTATTGTATCGCCTTGATGAAATTCTCCAGGGTCAAAGCGGACAGCGTGCTGGTCTGGAGTGTGCCGCGGGAGCCGAGCTCCATGGCTACATTGGCGATGGCTTCGTTGTTGGGCGCTTCCAGGACGTTGATGAAATCGTACTGCCCCAGCGTGACGTACTGCGCCAGGATTTTTACCCCCATCGCCTCCACCTCCTTATTGACCTCCAGTATCCGGTGGGGGTTGGCTTTTACCGTCTTTCTGCCTTCATCCGTGAGATTGCTCATCATGATGTACAGTGGCATAATTTCCTCCTGCCTTTGATACTTCGAGAATGAATTACGGCCGTCCACGTTTTCATGGCTGCCGGATGGATAGACTTTAGCTGTACAGATGATATACAAGTGGATTATATGCTGTGGCACCGGTTTTGTCCAGAGTGACGGGCGGCGGCTTTCCCTTAAAGAGTCCGGGGTATATTTCGCCGCTGAAGGTGCTATAATATAAGTGTAATGACAGGGGGTCGGTGATGGATGATATTATCAATGAAGCTTATCAGATAGTACAGTGTAAGGAATGTCCCTGGTATAAAGCCTGCGTCGTGCCGATGAAATTTACCTCCGAGGATATCCGGCGTCAGCTGGAGCAGGTGCCGGGCGGTAATGCCCCGCAGCAGATGGACCCGAACATGCAGAACCTGCTTTCCAGCATGGCCACGGCGGCCCAGAACTC
The genomic region above belongs to Dehalococcoidales bacterium and contains:
- a CDS encoding PD-(D/E)XK nuclease family protein — its product is MKPLSYTQISLYKSCPLCYKLQYIDGLKTAVRWYFSFGTSMHSTVERFFKVRTPHPPSLEELLQFYEQSWLSQGYASAEEEAKYKEYGKQILAKFHEIHAPGFRLPVATERGFSLDVAGIKVRGFMDRVDKLDSGGLSIIDYKTNHELFTAEYLENDLQLTIYQMAAEQTWKLPVEKLTLYHLRSNTACTCAPRARERIEETRQMVLDVAANIQQGIFPATENQYCPCDFPQHCPYYRHQFLTAVPQTPIQEPLPGLAAAAAVDKYAAIQKQIKELQDELEKTRQEIIEYCQGENLNRVYGDEHEITYKITERTGYDDDEVKRVLEPEGLWEKVLGFDAALLKQLLADKNLPPDLRKKVESLKRVTSAYPQLWLRARGGEEE
- a CDS encoding histidine phosphatase family protein, with translation MSRLLLIRHGRTKLHKDNRFWGNTDVPLSETGIRQAGQLRERLAAEKISAVYASTLSRALTTAEIIAAPHRRSVTTCPELRECNFGYIEGLTYPEIKRVYPALARELNDGTAVSFPGGENIEQLNKRVATFTQRLADHKAKDTIAIVAHGGPLRLLICSLLGLEQKHWIQLRIDLAALSIVETYPGTAILNLLNDTSFLTPEED
- a CDS encoding TIGR04076 family protein, giving the protein MAKIIARVISQKGVCDAGHRVGDEFVIGQKTPEGMCSWAFYTLFPFAEPLQFGGAFPWEKDPAKARVACPDADNPVVFELSRVE
- a CDS encoding diphthine--ammonia ligase → MEKTFASWSGGKDCCLALYRAKAAGRDVRYLVNMVTADGKRSCSHGIAAAVIAKQAEALGIPIAQRRTTGDNYQSVFIETLKELKREGVTGGVFGDIDFEPHREWIEQVCAEAGVKPHLPLWQEDQAGLMEEFLDAGFTAVVVAVRADLLGKEALGRVVNREFLAYIAGLNKGITPCGEAGEFHTLVVDGPIFGKRLEIAESEKVSRGDHHFLEILKTGLKDKQPAGR
- a CDS encoding GYD domain-containing protein yields the protein MPLYIMMSNLTDEGRKTVKANPHRILEVNKEVEAMGVKILAQYVTLGQYDFINVLEAPNNEAIANVAMELGSRGTLQTSTLSALTLENFIKAIQ